One window from the genome of Carcharodon carcharias isolate sCarCar2 chromosome 9, sCarCar2.pri, whole genome shotgun sequence encodes:
- the tmem185 gene encoding transmembrane protein 185-like isoform X1 produces the protein MNLRGLFQDFNPSKFLIYACLLLFSVLLSLRLDGIIQWSYWAVFTPVWLWKLMVIIGASVGTGVWARNPQYRAEGETCVEFKAMLIAVGIHLLLLMFEVLVCDRIERGTHFWLLVFMPLFFVSPVSVAACVWGFRHDRSLELEILCSVNILQFIFIALRLDEIIKWPWLVVCVPLWILMSFLCLVVLYYIVWSVLFLRSMDVIAEQRRTHVTMAISWMTIVVPLLTFEILLVHKLDGHNNFSYIPIFIPLWLSLITLMATTFGQKGGNHWWFGIRKDFCQFLLEIFPFLREYGNISYELHHDDSEDSEEMPVPEPAKIAPIFHKKTGVVITQSPGKYFVPPQKLNIDMPD, from the exons ATGAATCTCCGAGGGCTCTTCCAGGACTTCAACcccag CAAGTTCCTGATATATGCCTGCCTGCTACTGTTCTCTGTTTTGCTTTCACTCCGCTTGGATGGGATTATCCAGTGGAGTTATTGGGCCGTCTTTACGCCTGTCTGGCTGTGGAAACTCATGGTGATCATAGGAGCCTCAGTGGGAACTGGAGTGTGGGCACGGAATCCACAGTACAG GGCTGAGGGAGAAACCTGTGTGGAATTTAAAGCAATGCTTATAGCTGTGGGAATCCACCTATTATTGTTGATGTTTGAAGTTCTGGTGTGCGACCGGATTGAGCGAGGTACCCACTTCTGGCTGCTTGTCTTCATGCCGCTGTTCTTTGTGTCTCCAGTGTCGGTAGCTGCTTGTGTGTGGGGATTTCGACATGATAGGTCTTTGGAG TTAGAAATCCTGTGTTCTGTGAACATTCTTCAGTTCATATTCATTGCACTAAGACTGGATGAAATCATCAAGTGGCCTTGGCTG GTGGTCTGTGTTCCTTTGTGGATCCTGATGTCGTTTCTCTGCCTAGTAGTGCTCTACTACATTGTGTGGTCAGTACTTTTCTTGCGGTCTATGGATGTGATAGCTGAACAAAGACGGACTCACGTTACAATGGCTATCAGTTGGATGACCATTGTTGTTCCGCTTTTGACCTTTGAG ATTCTTTTGGTTCATAAACTGGATGGTCACAATAATTTTTCATATATTCCTATTTTCATCCCTCTTTGGCTTTCTCTGATAACATTAATGGCAACAACCTTTGGACAGAAAGGAGGTAATCACT GGTGGTTCGGAATCCGTAAAGACTTCTGTCAGTTCCTTCTGGAGATTTTTCCTTTCTTGCGGGAATATGGAAACATTTCATATGAACTTCACCATGATGACAGTGAAGACTCTGAGGAGATGCCTGTACCAGAGCCTGCAAAGATAGCCCCAATATTCCATAAAAAGACTGGAGTAGTGATCACCCAGAGTCCTGGGAAATATTTTGTCCCTCCTCAAAAGCTCAACATTGACATGCCTGattaa
- the tmem185 gene encoding transmembrane protein 185-like isoform X2, whose protein sequence is MNLRGLFQDFNPSKFLIYACLLLFSVLLSLRLDGIIQWSYWAVFTPVWLWKLMVIIGASVGTGVWARNPQYRAEGETCVEFKAMLIAVGIHLLLLMFEVLVCDRIERGTHFWLLVFMPLFFVSPVSVAACVWGFRHDRSLELEILCSVNILQFIFIALRLDEIIKWPWLILLVHKLDGHNNFSYIPIFIPLWLSLITLMATTFGQKGGNHWWFGIRKDFCQFLLEIFPFLREYGNISYELHHDDSEDSEEMPVPEPAKIAPIFHKKTGVVITQSPGKYFVPPQKLNIDMPD, encoded by the exons ATGAATCTCCGAGGGCTCTTCCAGGACTTCAACcccag CAAGTTCCTGATATATGCCTGCCTGCTACTGTTCTCTGTTTTGCTTTCACTCCGCTTGGATGGGATTATCCAGTGGAGTTATTGGGCCGTCTTTACGCCTGTCTGGCTGTGGAAACTCATGGTGATCATAGGAGCCTCAGTGGGAACTGGAGTGTGGGCACGGAATCCACAGTACAG GGCTGAGGGAGAAACCTGTGTGGAATTTAAAGCAATGCTTATAGCTGTGGGAATCCACCTATTATTGTTGATGTTTGAAGTTCTGGTGTGCGACCGGATTGAGCGAGGTACCCACTTCTGGCTGCTTGTCTTCATGCCGCTGTTCTTTGTGTCTCCAGTGTCGGTAGCTGCTTGTGTGTGGGGATTTCGACATGATAGGTCTTTGGAG TTAGAAATCCTGTGTTCTGTGAACATTCTTCAGTTCATATTCATTGCACTAAGACTGGATGAAATCATCAAGTGGCCTTGGCTG ATTCTTTTGGTTCATAAACTGGATGGTCACAATAATTTTTCATATATTCCTATTTTCATCCCTCTTTGGCTTTCTCTGATAACATTAATGGCAACAACCTTTGGACAGAAAGGAGGTAATCACT GGTGGTTCGGAATCCGTAAAGACTTCTGTCAGTTCCTTCTGGAGATTTTTCCTTTCTTGCGGGAATATGGAAACATTTCATATGAACTTCACCATGATGACAGTGAAGACTCTGAGGAGATGCCTGTACCAGAGCCTGCAAAGATAGCCCCAATATTCCATAAAAAGACTGGAGTAGTGATCACCCAGAGTCCTGGGAAATATTTTGTCCCTCCTCAAAAGCTCAACATTGACATGCCTGattaa